The following proteins come from a genomic window of Vallitaleaceae bacterium 9-2:
- a CDS encoding DMT family transporter translates to MNKKRIINQLALILPAALSCFLWATAIPTLKISYELLDIPADDIFNRFVLAGIRFLLAGVLIGVYLLVKEKKIPMLKAAQWKTIMVFGLLNTTLQYMFFYTGVGNTGAIKGVLIDTSKPLIVVILAHLLTQDDKINVNKIIGLIIGFAGIILANLESAVGGGINLEVTWMGEGALVLASLVYGLAVLYGKKAMKTISSVVLNMYQMIFGSIILLGVGLIGAGGFNLVFNMHALLLLIYSAFLSAIAFVVWYGLIHKYNASSVTIYIFLIPVFGSIISSIIFPEENLSIFVLISLLLMTISINLVNRKGQTKKERMTYYEIEENSTP, encoded by the coding sequence ATGAACAAGAAAAGAATTATTAACCAATTGGCACTAATTTTACCTGCGGCACTGAGTTGCTTTTTGTGGGCAACGGCTATTCCGACCTTGAAGATCAGTTATGAACTGCTTGATATTCCGGCAGATGATATCTTTAATCGGTTTGTGCTTGCAGGTATTCGTTTTTTATTGGCAGGTGTATTGATTGGAGTATATCTTCTCGTTAAAGAGAAGAAGATTCCAATGCTAAAGGCGGCCCAATGGAAGACAATTATGGTCTTTGGGTTACTCAATACCACGCTACAATATATGTTTTTTTATACGGGAGTAGGTAATACAGGAGCAATCAAAGGTGTTCTTATAGATACATCAAAGCCTTTGATTGTTGTCATTTTAGCACATCTATTAACACAAGATGATAAAATTAACGTAAACAAGATTATTGGACTTATTATTGGGTTTGCAGGAATCATCCTGGCAAATCTTGAAAGTGCAGTAGGTGGAGGAATCAACCTTGAAGTGACATGGATGGGAGAAGGCGCCCTTGTGCTTGCTTCTTTGGTCTATGGTTTGGCGGTTCTTTATGGCAAGAAGGCGATGAAAACGATATCATCTGTTGTGCTCAACATGTATCAGATGATTTTTGGGTCGATTATTTTACTTGGTGTGGGTCTTATTGGAGCTGGAGGCTTTAATCTTGTCTTTAATATGCATGCACTTTTACTGTTGATATATTCAGCCTTTTTATCGGCGATTGCTTTTGTGGTTTGGTATGGACTGATTCACAAATATAACGCATCATCAGTGACAATATATATATTTTTGATTCCGGTTTTTGGATCCATTATCTCTTCCATTATTTTTCCGGAAGAGAACTTATCCATTTTTGTGCTTATCAGTCTTTTATTAATGACCATAAGCATTAACCTTGTGAATCGAAAAGGACAGACGAAAAAAGAGAGGATGACTTACTATGAAATTGAAGAAAATTCTACACCTTAG
- the pdaA gene encoding delta-lactam-biosynthetic de-N-acetylase: MKLKKILHLSVVASLMLVLLTACQGELYTPDSASGQETDDYVEVRVEAPESETEETQDTQDTTQEVVDVEEVDEAPVETPEEEPETEALEEESEQKPEQGITVEFANQFDTEDTYDLELDPSTLDNTDTSWSFRRNKDHSPVTGYYDLDLERYGAYFINQEASEEKVMYLTFDEGYEYGFTPKILDVLKENDVQAAFFVTKYFIDKEPELIQRMVDEGHIVANHSNTHPAFPSLTGDEIYDELKTTNDRFKEVTGQDMDPFFRPPMGKYSERSLYLVRKLGYRSIFWSMAYADWDVNKQPGKEVAYNHVMDNYHNGAIILLHAVSESNTQALDDILKSMKEKGYRFGSLYELE; encoded by the coding sequence ATGAAATTGAAGAAAATTCTACACCTTAGTGTAGTGGCAAGCTTGATGCTGGTACTGTTAACAGCTTGCCAAGGAGAGCTATATACACCAGATTCAGCCTCGGGGCAAGAGACGGATGATTATGTCGAAGTAAGAGTGGAAGCCCCTGAAAGTGAAACTGAGGAAACACAAGATACTCAAGATACAACGCAGGAAGTTGTGGATGTGGAAGAAGTGGATGAGGCTCCAGTGGAGACGCCGGAAGAAGAGCCCGAGACAGAAGCGTTGGAAGAAGAATCAGAGCAAAAACCAGAGCAAGGCATTACAGTCGAATTTGCAAATCAGTTTGACACGGAGGATACATATGACTTGGAGCTAGATCCCAGCACGTTGGACAATACGGATACGAGTTGGTCCTTTAGACGTAACAAAGATCATAGTCCGGTTACAGGCTATTATGACCTAGACTTAGAGCGCTATGGGGCCTATTTTATCAATCAGGAGGCATCAGAAGAAAAAGTAATGTATCTGACCTTTGACGAAGGCTATGAATATGGGTTCACACCGAAGATATTAGATGTATTGAAAGAAAATGACGTTCAGGCAGCTTTTTTTGTAACGAAGTATTTTATAGATAAAGAGCCGGAATTGATTCAGCGTATGGTCGATGAAGGACATATTGTTGCTAATCATTCCAATACCCATCCGGCCTTTCCATCGTTGACGGGCGACGAGATTTATGATGAGTTAAAGACGACCAATGACCGCTTTAAAGAGGTGACGGGACAAGATATGGATCCGTTCTTTAGACCACCTATGGGAAAATATAGCGAGCGAAGCCTTTACCTTGTTCGCAAACTGGGATATCGAAGTATTTTTTGGAGTATGGCATATGCAGATTGGGATGTCAACAAACAACCGGGGAAAGAGGTTGCCTACAATCATGTCATGGATAACTACCATAATGGAGCAATTATCTTATTGCATGCGGTGTCAGAATCAAATACACAGGCTCTTGATGATATTTTAAAATCGATGAAAGAAAAAGGCTATCGTTTTGGAAGTTTATATGAATTAGAATAG
- a CDS encoding glucose-6-phosphate isomerase, giving the protein MNKEAMKLRLDFNNMMANLIGEHGISEEDFAKLEAKIEAAEKGMVEKRANGGMDWRDLPYNQDAIVEDIVNYVEENKDWVESFVVLGIGGSALGPIAVQQAINHPHWNELSKKKRKGYPKLYVVDNVDPEKLVALFDVIDLETSLFNVISKSGGTSETMSQFMIIKEMIEKELGKDAIKKHIVATTDASKGTLRPIADEEGLKSYIIPAGVGGRFSELTPVGLLPAAMCGIDIKTLLEGAAYMDELCKTDDTFKNPAHMYGLLQYISMQQGKNISIVMAYADGLKYIADWYAQLWAESLGKKFDLDGKVVNVGQTPVKALGATDQHSQVQLYAEGPHDKVVLFMGVDNYRSEITIPEIYGDVPNLGFLGGATHNKLIQTEQMATEYALFKAEQTNMTLTVPQINEFTVGQILYMFEVATGFAGELMNINAFDQPGVEEGKNATYAMFGRPGYEEKKKELDARPEKKEKYII; this is encoded by the coding sequence ATGAATAAAGAAGCAATGAAGCTACGGTTGGATTTTAACAACATGATGGCAAACTTGATTGGCGAGCACGGTATTAGCGAAGAGGATTTTGCAAAACTTGAAGCTAAGATTGAAGCGGCTGAAAAAGGGATGGTCGAAAAACGCGCCAATGGTGGAATGGACTGGAGAGACTTACCTTATAATCAGGATGCTATTGTTGAAGATATTGTCAATTATGTAGAGGAAAATAAAGACTGGGTTGAATCCTTTGTTGTTCTAGGTATTGGTGGGTCAGCACTAGGACCAATTGCTGTTCAACAAGCAATCAATCACCCCCATTGGAATGAATTATCCAAAAAAAAACGTAAAGGATATCCAAAACTTTATGTTGTCGACAATGTGGATCCGGAAAAATTGGTTGCATTGTTTGATGTTATTGATTTAGAGACTTCTCTATTTAACGTTATCTCAAAATCAGGTGGAACCAGTGAGACCATGTCTCAATTTATGATTATCAAAGAAATGATTGAAAAAGAGCTTGGAAAAGATGCAATCAAAAAGCATATTGTTGCAACAACAGATGCGTCCAAAGGAACCCTTCGTCCAATAGCCGATGAAGAAGGTCTTAAAAGCTATATCATCCCAGCAGGTGTAGGGGGAAGATTCTCCGAGTTGACACCTGTAGGATTGCTACCGGCAGCTATGTGTGGCATTGATATTAAAACACTGCTCGAAGGTGCAGCTTACATGGATGAGCTATGTAAAACAGACGATACGTTCAAAAATCCGGCACATATGTATGGATTATTACAATATATCTCCATGCAACAAGGGAAAAACATCTCGATTGTTATGGCATATGCAGATGGATTAAAATATATTGCTGACTGGTATGCGCAGTTGTGGGCAGAATCTTTAGGGAAAAAATTCGACCTTGATGGTAAGGTGGTTAATGTAGGACAAACTCCGGTTAAAGCACTCGGAGCGACGGATCAACATTCACAGGTTCAACTTTATGCAGAAGGTCCACATGACAAAGTGGTTCTCTTTATGGGCGTTGATAACTATCGTTCAGAGATTACCATTCCAGAGATTTATGGTGATGTGCCTAACCTTGGATTCTTAGGCGGAGCAACCCATAATAAGCTTATTCAAACAGAACAAATGGCGACAGAGTATGCTTTGTTTAAAGCAGAACAAACCAACATGACATTAACGGTTCCTCAGATTAATGAGTTTACAGTAGGACAGATTCTTTACATGTTCGAGGTGGCTACAGGGTTTGCTGGAGAACTGATGAACATCAATGCTTTTGATCAACCAGGCGTTGAAGAAGGTAAAAACGCAACATATGCTATGTTTGGACGACCAGGTTATGAAGAGAAGAAAAAAGAGCTGGATGCTCGCCCAGAGAAAAAAGAAAAGTACATTATTTAA
- a CDS encoding aldose 1-epimerase family protein, with the protein MEITLQNAKVTATINSLGAELTHFFLNESNANYMWSGDPAFWTGRSPVLFPLIGSLNEDKILINGHYYSMGNHGFARRSEFELTESSANRAVFRLTQNSDTLKVYPFTFVLELIYTLKDNCITIDYLVNNTGTDVLPFSLGTHPAFICPTGNTDRLEQWRLEFSHAETLERIGLNGNLIDLNDRTPWMKNSSVLPLVTKDYYTGAIVFKDVRSNSIRLVSDATPERITVSWDNLPDLGIWQPADAPFICIEPWQGHGDPLGFTGDISKKPGIVLLEPGKTFEAQLSIAIE; encoded by the coding sequence ATGGAAATCACACTACAAAATGCAAAGGTAACCGCTACCATTAACAGCTTAGGCGCCGAATTAACACACTTTTTTTTAAACGAAAGTAATGCTAACTATATGTGGTCAGGAGATCCTGCCTTTTGGACCGGACGCTCTCCAGTTCTTTTTCCACTTATCGGGAGCCTTAACGAAGATAAGATACTTATTAACGGACACTACTACTCCATGGGAAACCATGGTTTTGCACGACGCTCAGAGTTTGAACTCACCGAGTCCAGCGCGAATCGCGCTGTATTTCGCTTGACGCAAAACTCAGATACATTAAAGGTTTATCCTTTTACTTTTGTCTTGGAGCTTATCTATACCTTAAAAGACAACTGTATTACCATTGACTACCTTGTTAACAATACAGGTACAGACGTCTTACCTTTTTCACTGGGTACCCATCCTGCGTTTATCTGCCCTACGGGTAATACTGACCGCCTGGAACAGTGGCGTCTAGAGTTTAGTCATGCTGAAACGCTTGAGCGCATCGGACTCAATGGCAATCTCATTGACCTCAACGACCGCACCCCTTGGATGAAAAACTCCTCTGTACTTCCCTTAGTGACCAAAGATTATTACACTGGAGCCATCGTCTTTAAGGACGTACGTTCTAACTCCATTCGTCTCGTCTCTGATGCCACACCTGAACGTATCACGGTAAGCTGGGACAACTTACCAGACTTAGGCATCTGGCAACCTGCCGATGCACCGTTTATCTGTATTGAACCCTGGCAAGGTCATGGGGATCCGCTAGGCTTTACGGGGGACATCTCCAAAAAGCCGGGCATTGTCTTGCTGGAACCGGGTAAAACATTCGAAGCTCAATTAAGTATCGCTATTGAATAG
- a CDS encoding LacI family DNA-binding transcriptional regulator, with amino-acid sequence MATIKEIAKLSGVSPMTVSNVINKKHSKVSQKTIEKVEKIIKELDYVPNMSARSLVAKHSNIIVLIIPQTLEDDPDKDYAMKNPFYGEFINSIEYNLRKKGCYMMLRFVSEDEEYHQSLKVWNADGVIVLGTDQQQFDLNLARIDIPLVMVDSYVNEQDSYCTVVSNDRDGGRIAASYLLERQCKKFGVACTDISQKGVSQERFNGFVDCLSSHEIQMESKHIFQGYPSYEYGLQIAEKISASHIDGVFATSDMLAFGIMEGLQKLGLNVPEDVSVIGFDGLFVSELSSPKLTTIKQNIQEKGREAVDLILKVRQDNAFRARVVLPVSLLKKESVK; translated from the coding sequence ATGGCGACAATAAAAGAAATAGCAAAATTATCGGGCGTAAGCCCAATGACTGTATCCAATGTCATTAATAAGAAACACAGTAAGGTTTCTCAAAAAACAATTGAAAAAGTAGAAAAAATTATTAAAGAGTTGGACTATGTACCCAATATGTCGGCAAGGTCTCTTGTAGCGAAGCATTCGAATATTATCGTTTTGATTATTCCACAGACACTAGAAGATGACCCGGACAAAGACTATGCGATGAAAAACCCTTTTTATGGAGAATTTATTAATAGTATTGAATATAATCTTAGAAAAAAAGGATGTTATATGATGTTAAGGTTTGTCTCAGAAGATGAAGAATACCATCAATCGCTGAAGGTGTGGAATGCCGATGGTGTGATTGTCTTGGGAACAGACCAGCAACAATTTGACCTTAACTTAGCTCGAATCGATATCCCCTTAGTTATGGTTGACTCTTATGTCAACGAGCAAGACAGTTATTGCACAGTTGTCAGTAATGACCGGGATGGGGGAAGAATCGCTGCAAGTTACTTATTAGAGCGGCAATGCAAGAAGTTTGGCGTAGCCTGTACCGATATTTCACAAAAAGGGGTTTCCCAAGAACGTTTTAACGGTTTTGTGGATTGCTTAAGTAGTCATGAGATTCAGATGGAATCTAAGCATATCTTTCAAGGATATCCTTCTTATGAGTATGGATTGCAGATCGCTGAAAAAATTAGTGCATCTCATATTGACGGGGTTTTTGCAACCTCGGATATGTTGGCCTTTGGGATTATGGAGGGACTGCAAAAATTAGGGCTGAACGTACCGGAAGATGTATCAGTCATAGGATTTGATGGATTATTTGTCAGTGAGTTAAGTAGTCCAAAATTAACAACAATCAAGCAAAATATTCAAGAAAAAGGTCGAGAAGCCGTGGACTTAATATTAAAGGTGAGACAAGACAATGCTTTTAGGGCAAGGGTGGTATTGCCGGTGAGCCTATTAAAAAAAGAATCAGTAAAATGA
- a CDS encoding alpha-glucosidase, which translates to MKMKWWQEAVVYQVYPRSFKDSNNDGIGDLQGIISKLDYIAYLGVDVIWLSPVYQSPNDDNGYDISDYYGIMEEFGTMEDMELLIHEASLRGIKIIMDLVANHTSTSHEWFVQATKDPSSKYHDYYYFRENNGQVPNDLQSVFLGSAWTLHEDLDAYYLHMFAKTQADLNWHNPEVRLELYKMINWWLEKGIGGFRLDVIDYVAKDIDNKIITDGPLLHSYIQEMTRHTFNNYDVLTVGETWGADTQKAIAYSNLDGSELSMIFNFSHILLDQEGEEKWDYKEVDLIELKRNFEERQRGLYQKGWDALFWCNHDLPRIVSRWGNDQKYRTESAKMLATILHLMQGTPYIYQGEELGMTNVCFDSIEDYRDIESINMYADRRQKGYSHEAIMDSIYHIGRDNARTPMQWDDSSYGGFSEVKPWIGVNANYQEINVSRQQADTSSVLSYYRRLIELRKKSQYRTLIREGSFELVEAQHPDVFAYKRQYKQEEVLVVCNFRDYPVEFLEKGEKVILSNYDTLGEGNFLRPYEAIIYGLN; encoded by the coding sequence ATGAAGATGAAATGGTGGCAAGAAGCAGTTGTATATCAAGTGTATCCGAGAAGTTTTAAAGATAGCAATAATGATGGTATCGGGGATTTGCAGGGAATTATTTCAAAGTTGGATTATATCGCATACTTGGGCGTTGATGTGATATGGCTATCGCCGGTATATCAATCCCCTAATGATGATAATGGCTATGATATTAGTGATTATTATGGGATTATGGAAGAGTTTGGAACGATGGAGGATATGGAATTACTTATCCATGAAGCATCCTTAAGAGGAATTAAAATTATTATGGATCTAGTAGCCAATCATACATCAACATCCCATGAATGGTTTGTGCAAGCGACCAAGGACCCAAGTTCAAAATACCATGACTACTATTATTTTCGAGAGAATAATGGTCAAGTTCCCAATGATTTGCAATCCGTTTTTTTAGGTAGCGCATGGACATTACATGAAGACTTAGATGCGTACTATCTACATATGTTTGCAAAGACACAAGCAGATTTGAACTGGCATAACCCAGAGGTACGCCTTGAACTTTATAAGATGATTAATTGGTGGTTGGAAAAAGGGATTGGAGGATTCCGATTAGATGTTATTGACTATGTAGCCAAGGATATTGACAATAAAATTATTACCGATGGCCCTCTTTTGCATAGCTACATACAAGAAATGACACGTCACACCTTTAATAATTATGATGTGTTAACAGTCGGTGAGACATGGGGAGCGGATACCCAAAAAGCCATTGCATATTCAAACTTAGATGGATCAGAGTTATCAATGATTTTTAATTTTTCACATATTTTACTGGATCAAGAAGGTGAAGAAAAATGGGATTATAAGGAAGTAGACCTCATAGAGCTTAAGAGAAATTTTGAAGAGCGCCAAAGAGGATTGTACCAAAAAGGATGGGATGCCTTGTTTTGGTGTAATCATGATTTGCCAAGAATTGTTTCAAGATGGGGCAACGATCAAAAGTATCGCACAGAGTCGGCAAAAATGTTGGCGACTATTTTGCACCTGATGCAAGGAACACCGTATATATACCAAGGAGAAGAACTTGGTATGACTAATGTATGCTTTGATTCGATTGAGGATTATCGTGACATTGAAAGTATTAATATGTATGCAGATAGACGCCAAAAAGGCTATAGTCATGAAGCGATTATGGATTCGATATATCATATAGGAAGAGATAATGCAAGAACACCTATGCAATGGGATGATAGTTCATATGGAGGATTTTCAGAGGTTAAACCTTGGATCGGGGTCAATGCGAACTATCAAGAGATTAATGTATCTAGGCAGCAAGCGGATACAAGTTCAGTATTGTCTTACTATCGACGATTAATTGAACTTCGTAAAAAAAGTCAATATCGTACATTGATTCGCGAAGGTAGTTTTGAGTTAGTCGAGGCACAACATCCTGATGTTTTTGCATATAAACGTCAGTACAAGCAAGAAGAAGTATTGGTGGTATGTAACTTTAGAGATTATCCGGTGGAATTCTTAGAAAAAGGAGAGAAAGTCATTCTTTCCAATTATGATACATTGGGTGAAGGTAACTTTTTGAGACCGTATGAAGCCATTATCTATGGTCTTAATTAA
- a CDS encoding sugar ABC transporter substrate-binding protein, giving the protein MKKMKVVVVALLVVMIMVSSCAGETQQTNQENGTQDNMEASTESSTDGTDGEAKDVEIVFMNYSSSGANEEVLGQMVEAFEAKNPSIKVDVRTYGFEDYFQQLATSIAGGMTPDVFELNIENFRAYASKGVLAKIDGIDTSNIHPTTLEAFAIDGQQYGLPTKFSNIVMIYNKDLFDQAGVDYPTNEWTWEEELQAATKIRAMGENYFGVYRPIQTWEFYKTVVQNGGSMMNEDQTEFTLNSPENVEALQMMIDRVNTYNVTPNMDQMGGMGDWDLFKSGRLGMLVTGIWAFSDFKDSIDFNWDIVIEPGIKQKATHFFSDAIVVSENTDKKAAAIEFASFISGSPEAAAIRLEANWDLPVALTDEVTQEYLAITPPENKQAVIDSLDYLVMAPSLEDFNAIADTLNDYLEQAVMEVLTPQEALDQAQEEISAQY; this is encoded by the coding sequence ATGAAAAAAATGAAGGTAGTAGTTGTAGCACTATTGGTAGTGATGATTATGGTATCTAGTTGTGCTGGGGAGACGCAACAGACAAACCAAGAAAACGGGACACAGGACAATATGGAGGCGTCAACAGAATCTTCGACAGATGGTACAGATGGAGAAGCAAAGGATGTGGAGATTGTCTTTATGAATTACTCATCATCAGGAGCTAATGAAGAGGTACTAGGACAAATGGTTGAGGCTTTTGAAGCTAAGAATCCATCAATTAAAGTAGATGTCCGTACGTATGGATTTGAAGATTATTTTCAACAACTAGCAACATCTATAGCCGGCGGCATGACACCGGATGTTTTTGAACTCAATATTGAAAACTTTAGAGCTTATGCAAGCAAAGGGGTTTTAGCAAAAATCGATGGCATAGATACATCCAATATACATCCGACAACGCTAGAAGCATTTGCAATTGATGGTCAGCAGTATGGCTTGCCTACAAAATTTTCCAATATTGTTATGATCTATAATAAAGACTTATTTGACCAAGCGGGAGTGGACTATCCGACGAATGAGTGGACATGGGAAGAAGAACTTCAAGCGGCCACTAAGATACGTGCCATGGGGGAAAATTATTTTGGTGTGTATCGACCGATTCAGACATGGGAGTTTTATAAAACAGTGGTGCAAAATGGTGGAAGTATGATGAACGAAGATCAAACTGAATTTACCCTTAACTCGCCGGAAAATGTAGAAGCACTACAGATGATGATTGATCGCGTGAATACATATAATGTAACGCCGAATATGGATCAAATGGGCGGTATGGGAGATTGGGACCTCTTTAAATCCGGTCGCTTAGGAATGCTGGTGACAGGTATTTGGGCATTTTCTGATTTTAAAGATTCCATTGATTTTAATTGGGATATTGTCATTGAACCAGGAATTAAACAAAAGGCAACACACTTCTTTTCAGATGCTATTGTAGTAAGTGAAAATACAGATAAAAAAGCAGCAGCCATTGAATTTGCATCCTTTATTTCTGGAAGTCCAGAAGCAGCGGCCATTCGCTTAGAAGCGAATTGGGATTTACCTGTAGCACTTACGGATGAAGTGACACAAGAATATCTTGCCATCACTCCACCTGAGAATAAGCAAGCTGTGATTGATTCCCTAGACTATCTTGTTATGGCGCCATCGCTTGAGGACTTTAACGCAATTGCAGATACGTTAAATGATTACTTGGAGCAGGCCGTTATGGAAGTATTAACACCACAAGAAGCTCTAGATCAAGCGCAAGAAGAAATATCAGCACAATACTAA
- a CDS encoding sugar ABC transporter permease has product MKLLLMRNKKWIVLFLIPSVIGYMIFSLIPMIATVYLGFSSWDIISGKPEMIGLSNYIKIFTTKEFYQVMLNTLKYIVIYIPLMVVTSMFIAGLFNTDVKSVGVFRVLLFIPVLTSWVAGAMIWRTVLSSQYGLVNNFLAVFGIAGPGWLTDPKWSMVSIALVSVWKDIGFFSLIIFGGLRNINPSIIEAARVDGANRVNVFRYITFPMVTPTLFFVLVTAIINSFQLFPQVMVMTQGGPLGSTQVMVERIYTYGFKYYQMGYAAALALMLFAMIMLITLIQMKLQKKWVYYE; this is encoded by the coding sequence ATGAAATTATTATTAATGCGGAATAAAAAGTGGATTGTACTTTTTTTGATTCCAAGTGTCATAGGATATATGATTTTTTCACTTATTCCAATGATTGCTACAGTCTATCTTGGGTTTAGTTCATGGGATATAATCAGCGGCAAACCAGAAATGATAGGTCTAAGCAATTATATTAAGATTTTCACAACAAAAGAGTTTTATCAAGTTATGTTAAATACATTAAAGTATATTGTAATTTATATTCCACTGATGGTGGTAACATCGATGTTTATCGCCGGATTATTTAATACTGATGTTAAATCTGTAGGTGTTTTTAGAGTCCTATTGTTTATTCCTGTATTAACCTCATGGGTGGCAGGTGCGATGATCTGGAGAACGGTTTTAAGCTCTCAATATGGTTTAGTCAATAACTTTCTAGCGGTTTTTGGAATTGCAGGACCTGGATGGTTAACGGATCCGAAGTGGTCTATGGTTTCGATTGCCCTTGTGAGCGTTTGGAAGGATATCGGATTTTTTTCTTTGATAATTTTTGGAGGACTTCGAAATATTAATCCTTCAATTATTGAAGCGGCAAGAGTAGATGGTGCCAATCGGGTCAATGTATTTAGATATATCACCTTTCCCATGGTAACACCAACTTTATTTTTTGTCCTTGTAACGGCTATTATTAACTCATTTCAGCTTTTTCCACAGGTCATGGTAATGACTCAAGGAGGGCCATTAGGATCAACACAAGTGATGGTGGAACGTATATATACCTATGGGTTTAAGTATTATCAAATGGGATATGCGGCGGCTTTAGCACTTATGCTATTTGCTATGATTATGTTAATCACCTTGATACAGATGAAATTACAGAAAAAGTGGGTGTACTATGAATAA
- a CDS encoding carbohydrate ABC transporter permease — MNKKIKLRSLSIVIFLLFFTTISLIPFFWMISTSLKNSGALMAIPIEWIPKEVSYDAYIKIFTKIPFLQSLANSVLITLFSTMITLTSASMAAFIFAKFDFKYKKILFTLFLASLMIPIQVTGIPMFIILTKFQLTNTYLGVIAPSIFNVFAVFLLKQHMTNIPNAYIEAAVLDGAGFVKIFLKIVVPMSIIPLTTLFVINFMNYWNDYFWPLIILTDPNKMTLPVILSKMNSQYATEYNTLMAGALISLLPILVVYAFAQKYFISGIQEGGIK, encoded by the coding sequence ATGAATAAAAAAATAAAACTAAGAAGCCTATCCATCGTTATCTTTTTACTTTTTTTTACCACGATAAGCTTAATACCGTTTTTTTGGATGATATCTACATCGCTTAAAAATAGTGGAGCCTTGATGGCAATTCCTATAGAATGGATTCCAAAAGAGGTCTCGTATGATGCCTATATAAAAATTTTTACCAAGATTCCTTTTTTACAATCTTTGGCAAACAGTGTGTTAATTACACTTTTTTCGACCATGATTACGTTGACATCTGCAAGTATGGCAGCATTTATCTTTGCAAAGTTTGATTTTAAATACAAAAAAATACTCTTCACACTTTTTTTGGCCAGTTTGATGATTCCAATTCAAGTGACAGGCATTCCGATGTTTATCATCCTTACAAAGTTTCAATTAACCAATACATACTTAGGTGTCATTGCACCATCGATTTTTAATGTATTTGCAGTATTTTTGCTTAAACAGCACATGACTAATATTCCTAATGCATATATTGAAGCCGCTGTTTTAGACGGAGCCGGCTTTGTAAAAATATTTTTAAAGATTGTGGTTCCAATGAGTATTATTCCTTTAACGACACTTTTTGTCATTAATTTTATGAATTATTGGAATGATTATTTTTGGCCTTTAATCATTTTAACGGATCCCAACAAGATGACCTTGCCAGTTATACTAAGTAAGATGAATTCTCAATATGCAACAGAATATAATACACTAATGGCCGGAGCCCTAATTTCATTGCTTCCTATATTAGTGGTATATGCCTTTGCGCAAAAGTATTTCATCAGTGGAATTCAAGAAGGAGGAATCAAATAA